A region from the SAR86 cluster bacterium genome encodes:
- a CDS encoding glutamate synthase subunit beta, whose product MKTKNKQYRIEKGLLLFTQPRSPYFYGKLRVNGKYITQSFAPILNIEDAKRHLYKWRDEIIGNGSFGTTSSDRNEYINHEKLDNDFQFLDVGRFDPNKKSIEERKISFVEIYDEYNQVNASNQAHRCLDCGNPYCEWKCPVHNYIPDWLKLVNEGNIIEAAELCHSTNSLPEVCGRVCPQDRLCEGACTLNDGFGAVTIGSTEKYITEKAFEMGWKPDMSFRKWTNKKVAIIGSGPAGIACADVLTRSGVKSHVFDKNQEIGGLLTFGIPEFKLEKSVIKRRRKILEEMGVEFHLGKEVGKDIPFKKIYDKYDAVFLGMGTYTSLEGGFHGEKLNGVYKAIDYLISSTNKLLGIKDKQNKFINLKGKNVIVLGGGDTAMDCNRTAIRQGAKSVKCLYRRDEENMPGSKREVLNAKEEGVKFEFNIQPIDIVGDEYAEGVKIVKTKLGEPDQNGRRVPIPIPGSEEIYEADAVIVAFGFRASPSEWFKDFKINTHKNGLVDAEEHQEYKFQTTNNKIFSGGDMVRGSDLVVTAIWEGREAAKSIIKYVS is encoded by the coding sequence ATGAAGACTAAAAATAAACAATACAGAATTGAAAAAGGACTTCTCCTATTTACTCAGCCAAGATCACCCTATTTTTATGGAAAGCTAAGAGTAAACGGTAAATATATAACACAATCTTTTGCTCCCATATTAAATATTGAGGATGCGAAAAGACATTTATATAAATGGAGAGATGAAATTATTGGTAATGGTTCTTTTGGAACAACAAGCAGTGATAGAAACGAATATATCAATCATGAAAAGTTGGATAATGATTTTCAATTTTTGGATGTTGGAAGATTCGATCCAAATAAAAAATCTATTGAAGAAAGGAAGATTAGTTTTGTAGAAATATATGATGAATATAATCAAGTAAATGCATCTAACCAAGCACATAGATGTCTAGATTGTGGAAATCCATATTGTGAGTGGAAATGTCCTGTTCATAACTACATTCCAGATTGGTTAAAATTAGTTAATGAAGGAAATATAATAGAGGCTGCGGAGTTATGTCATTCAACGAATAGTTTACCGGAGGTTTGCGGTCGCGTTTGTCCTCAAGATAGGTTATGTGAAGGTGCATGTACATTAAATGATGGTTTTGGTGCTGTAACAATAGGCTCAACTGAAAAATATATCACCGAAAAAGCATTTGAGATGGGCTGGAAGCCAGATATGTCATTTAGAAAATGGACAAATAAAAAAGTAGCAATAATTGGTTCTGGTCCTGCAGGTATTGCATGTGCTGATGTTTTAACAAGATCTGGGGTTAAAAGTCATGTATTTGATAAAAATCAAGAGATTGGTGGTTTGTTAACATTCGGTATTCCAGAATTTAAACTTGAAAAATCTGTTATAAAAAGAAGAAGAAAAATCCTTGAAGAGATGGGTGTTGAGTTTCATTTAGGCAAAGAAGTAGGTAAAGATATCCCATTTAAAAAAATATACGATAAATATGATGCGGTATTTTTAGGTATGGGAACATATACTTCTTTAGAAGGAGGTTTTCATGGAGAGAAGCTAAATGGAGTATATAAAGCAATTGATTATTTAATATCTAGTACTAATAAGCTTCTAGGTATAAAAGATAAGCAAAACAAATTTATAAATTTAAAAGGTAAAAATGTAATTGTTTTAGGTGGTGGTGATACTGCGATGGATTGTAATAGAACAGCAATTAGACAAGGTGCAAAGTCTGTAAAATGTTTATATAGAAGAGATGAAGAGAATATGCCAGGATCAAAAAGAGAAGTTCTAAATGCTAAAGAAGAAGGTGTTAAATTTGAATTTAATATACAACCGATTGATATTGTCGGTGATGAATATGCAGAGGGGGTTAAAATAGTAAAAACAAAGTTAGGAGAGCCTGATCAAAATGGAAGAAGAGTCCCTATTCCTATTCCAGGATCGGAGGAAATATATGAAGCAGATGCGGTAATTGTTGCTTTTGGTTTTAGAGCGAGTCCATCAGAATGGTTTAAAGATTTTAAAATTAATACTCATAAAAATGGTTTAGTTGATGCTGAAGAACATCAAGAATATAAATTTCAGACTACAAATAACAAAATTTTTTCTGGTGGCGATATGGTAAGAGGATCAGATCTAGTTGTCACTGCTATTTGGGAAGGCCGTGAGGCAGCTAAAAGTATTATTAAATATGTTTCATGA
- the hemE gene encoding uroporphyrinogen decarboxylase — MNLSQPIFLKALNKEILDTPPIWYMRQAGRYMPEYQAVRKNYKNFLDMCKDPDTCCELALQPINKFNLDVAILFSDILTIPDAMNLNVKFIESQGPVFNNPIRSPDDILNIQQFDESRLLYVYKAVSNIKSALPKNIPLIGFSGSPWTLAAYSIEGKSSKDFLVTKNFIDHNEKETHLFLKILTEACFKYLKKQVESGIDVIQIFDSWANLLSEKNYAIYSLNYIEKLVSKLKEDPITSNIPIILFARSPKCDLDELALSNIDCLSLFWDVNQMESLKLSGKVSIQGNLDPKILLESDEIIKKETFKILDTYKNYPGYIFNLGHGITPNINPEKIKFLTEIIRSR, encoded by the coding sequence ATGAATTTATCCCAACCAATATTTCTTAAGGCACTAAATAAAGAAATTTTAGATACTCCACCAATTTGGTATATGCGTCAAGCTGGAAGGTACATGCCAGAATATCAAGCTGTAAGAAAAAATTACAAAAATTTTCTTGATATGTGCAAAGATCCAGATACATGCTGTGAGCTTGCATTGCAACCAATAAATAAATTTAACCTAGATGTAGCAATACTTTTTTCAGATATTTTAACAATTCCTGATGCTATGAATTTAAATGTAAAATTTATTGAAAGTCAGGGTCCCGTTTTTAATAACCCTATAAGAAGTCCTGATGATATTTTAAATATCCAACAATTCGATGAAAGTAGACTTTTGTATGTATACAAAGCAGTAAGTAACATAAAATCTGCTTTGCCAAAAAATATTCCATTAATTGGTTTTTCCGGTAGCCCATGGACATTGGCGGCATACTCTATTGAAGGAAAATCATCAAAAGACTTTTTAGTTACTAAAAATTTTATTGATCACAATGAAAAAGAAACTCATTTGTTTCTAAAAATATTAACAGAGGCATGTTTTAAATATCTCAAAAAACAAGTTGAGTCTGGAATTGACGTGATACAAATATTTGATTCTTGGGCAAACCTGCTTTCTGAAAAAAATTATGCTATTTATTCCTTAAATTATATTGAAAAGTTAGTTTCAAAATTAAAAGAGGACCCTATTACCTCAAATATTCCAATTATTCTTTTTGCAAGAAGCCCCAAGTGCGATCTTGATGAGCTTGCTTTATCTAACATAGATTGTTTAAGTCTTTTTTGGGATGTAAACCAAATGGAGAGTTTAAAATTGTCAGGTAAAGTTTCTATTCAAGGTAATCTTGATCCAAAAATTCTTTTAGAATCAGATGAGATTATAAAAAAAGAAACATTCAAGATCTTAGATACATATAAAAACTATCCTGGTTATATATTCAACTTAGGGCATGGGATTACACCCAACATAAATCCAGAAAAAATAAAGTTTTTAACTGAAATAATCAGGTCAAGATAA
- a CDS encoding acyl-CoA thioesterase II — translation MKSLLEKSLSLFNLDKVDRDIYSWSGKNVGYKRIFGGQVMAQTLIAAYKTIDVKHFAHSFHSYFLRPGQMEKPITFTVDRIRDGKSFSTRTVKAIQDGEAIFNSSISFQKEEKGLEHQIKMPDVPKPEDLKSEIENRRALLEKLNMDKGDMPMFLKQREIEMRPVEVQDYFNPKKLPPYKNTWIKAEGKLPKDLISQQAFLLYISDMGLLAAANNSVGVNFLTKNFQNASLDHAMWFHRKIDLNDWFLYSIDSPITRNARGFSRGSIFSRTGDLVASCTQEGLIRLWPEKK, via the coding sequence TAGGGATATTTATAGCTGGTCTGGAAAGAATGTTGGCTATAAAAGAATCTTTGGCGGCCAAGTCATGGCACAAACTTTGATAGCTGCATATAAAACAATTGATGTTAAACATTTTGCACACTCATTCCACTCTTACTTTTTAAGACCGGGTCAAATGGAAAAGCCTATTACTTTTACTGTCGATAGAATTAGAGATGGTAAGAGCTTTTCTACAAGAACAGTAAAAGCAATTCAGGATGGAGAAGCAATATTTAATTCGTCAATTTCTTTTCAAAAAGAAGAAAAAGGACTAGAGCATCAAATAAAAATGCCTGATGTGCCAAAACCAGAAGACTTAAAAAGTGAGATTGAGAATAGAAGAGCTTTACTTGAGAAATTAAATATGGATAAGGGCGACATGCCAATGTTTCTCAAACAAAGAGAGATTGAAATGAGGCCTGTTGAAGTTCAAGATTATTTTAATCCAAAAAAATTGCCTCCTTATAAAAATACTTGGATTAAAGCTGAGGGTAAATTGCCAAAAGATCTTATTTCTCAACAAGCTTTTTTGTTATATATATCAGATATGGGACTACTAGCTGCTGCAAATAATTCTGTTGGAGTTAATTTTTTAACAAAAAATTTTCAAAATGCTAGTTTAGATCATGCTATGTGGTTTCATAGAAAAATTGATTTGAATGATTGGTTTCTTTATTCAATTGATAGCCCAATTACGAGGAATGCAAGAGGTTTTTCAAGGGGCTCAATTTTTTCTAGAACCGGCGATTTAGTTGCTTCCTGCACACAGGAGGGATTAATTAGACTTTGGCCTGAAAAAAAATAA
- the aroB gene encoding 3-dehydroquinate synthase yields the protein MPKSFSVGKDTSKYKVVISKNSLSKKNLDPVINKSNKVMIVTDSGIPKKYLKELRSILKNKTLYIHILEKGENSKSSLNFFKIHGKLSDLKFDRTDCLLALGGGMVGDITGFCAATYLRGIPYIQIPTTLLSQVDSSVGGKTAINIKQGKNLVGAFNNPALVLISTNYLSTLPKKEFKSGLGEIVKYAFIKNKKLYKLLELNGNKVLKKEPKILEEIITESIKTKAKIVTEDEKEQGIRAILNFGHTFGHAIEAYEKYKGITHGEAITLGMVIALRISLLEKHISNTKFSKFVSLIKSLQLNTNFKKYKYNKLKKFLMNDKKVADGELNLVLINKSGYAFKTNKFKTDNLIKAFD from the coding sequence AGTAATCTCTAAAAATTCACTATCAAAAAAAAATCTTGATCCAGTAATTAATAAAAGTAATAAAGTAATGATTGTTACTGATTCAGGAATACCAAAAAAATATTTAAAAGAATTAAGATCGATCTTAAAAAATAAAACCTTATATATTCATATTTTAGAAAAAGGTGAAAACTCAAAATCGTCTCTTAATTTTTTTAAAATACATGGAAAATTATCTGACCTCAAGTTTGATAGAACAGACTGTTTGCTTGCTCTTGGTGGTGGGATGGTTGGAGATATAACTGGTTTTTGTGCTGCAACATATTTAAGAGGTATCCCATATATTCAAATTCCAACAACTTTATTATCTCAGGTTGATTCATCGGTTGGAGGGAAAACAGCTATTAATATAAAGCAAGGTAAAAACTTGGTTGGTGCATTTAATAATCCTGCCTTGGTACTGATTAGTACAAATTATTTAAGTACTCTTCCAAAAAAAGAATTCAAGTCTGGATTGGGAGAAATAGTTAAGTATGCATTTATCAAAAATAAGAAACTTTATAAATTACTAGAATTAAATGGCAATAAAGTTTTAAAAAAAGAACCAAAAATTTTAGAGGAAATCATTACTGAATCCATAAAAACAAAGGCAAAGATTGTAACTGAAGATGAAAAAGAACAAGGAATAAGAGCTATATTAAACTTTGGTCATACTTTTGGACATGCCATTGAAGCGTATGAAAAATATAAGGGCATTACACATGGAGAAGCTATAACTCTTGGCATGGTAATTGCGCTTAGAATATCTCTGTTGGAAAAACATATATCAAATACGAAGTTTTCTAAATTTGTAAGCCTTATAAAGTCTTTGCAATTAAATACTAATTTTAAAAAATATAAATATAATAAATTAAAGAAATTCTTAATGAATGATAAAAAAGTGGCTGATGGAGAATTAAATTTAGTTTTGATCAATAAATCTGGCTATGCATTTAAAACCAATAAATTTAAGACAGATAATTTAATTAAAGCTTTTGATTAA
- the gltB gene encoding glutamate synthase large subunit: MPGLIKKQEFRDNCGFGLITNIHGEKSHKLIINSIKALESMAHRGAIGSDGKTGDGCGLLFDIDHDFYRNTLLKEENIKLPETYAIGQVFYKDDISKILPKIKKILGKEKLKLLACRNVPVNKNILGKIAFKYAPNIYQLFITLDEKVFNDQEFETNLLQARKFIEELYLDDETLYICSFSSKTIVYKGLMLPDAIKEFYIDISQKDFRASSCVFHQRFSTNTSPRWHLAQPFRLLAHNGEINAIRGNRNWVKARSSKFITPLIPKIQKFKQLVNETGSDSSSLDNMLELLIKGGINLFRAIRMVLPPAWQNTQSMDADIRAFHEYNSMHMEPWDGPAGIVMSDGKWAVCMLDRNGLRPARYQIDKDNFVTIASETGVNPVKESKIITKGRIQPGGILAINTETGEILNENPIDNDLKGTNPYRKWLKNNAIYIESSLDKFEGPGLKAIPADEFNTSSKLFLLFKEERTSVLKPLAIESQEGTGSMGDDTALAVMSKMHRQIYDYFRQQFAQVTNPPIDSLRERSVMSLETCFGPELNIYEESKDHAKRLVTTSPVLSHKKLQSIIKNPYFKTKEIPLSYPKNSSVEIAIKNIQNQVVSSVKKGYAIIHLKEELPDASFLPINALLAVGGVHQKLVKLGLRSDANIVITTSSARDTHQIACLIGFGATAVYPTLAYQTILDLTNKNELKGSPHENCARYRKGVNKGILKIISKMGISTISSYRGSQLFEIVGLNSDIVDLCFTNTTSRIRGRNFNDFDKEIRSIDEYARSNLSDMNVGGLLKYIHGGEYHTYNPEIVKKLQEAVSTGSEVSYKEYSNLVDKRPPAMLRDLLEIKTNRKSIDIKSVESSKEILKRFDSAGMSLGALSPKAHETLAEAMNNLGARSNSGEGGEAIERYGTDKTSKIKQVASGRFGVTPHYLVNAEVLQIKIAQGAKPGEGGQLPGGKVNKLIAKLRYSTPGVTLISPPPHHDIYSIEDLAQLIYDLKEVNPKALVSVKLVSEPGVGTIASGVAKAYADLITISGHDGGTGASPLTSIRYAGSPWELGLAEAHQSLRDSGLRHKVRLQADGGMKTGLDVIKAAILGAESFGFGTGPMIAMGCKYLRICHLNNCATGVATQRDDLINHHFIGEKERVMNYFEFIANDVKNHLSKMGVKKLDDIIGQTQYLEQITNVENHYKSIDLSDLLFKDNNSKESFFCTSKKNEPWDKGTLAKKILKDSKKHINRNKSITLNYQISNTDRSVGASVSGYVADKFGEKGLSKPLIVNFNGSAGQSFGCWNANGVELCIEGDANDYVGKGMNGGKIVIKNSSSYSSESDNVLVGNTCLYGATGGELYVSGRAGERFGVRNSGAQAVIEGAGDHCCEYMTGGQITVLGSVGANFGAGMTGGFAYVLDEDKSFFDKCNRGLVNIERIITEDMQPHRKHLKELIAKHYKETKSSKAKELIDDFEKFEPYFWLVMPAASNIQDLLKATTANAA, from the coding sequence ATGCCTGGATTAATTAAAAAACAAGAATTTAGAGACAATTGTGGATTTGGCTTAATCACTAATATTCATGGTGAAAAATCGCACAAATTAATTATTAATTCTATCAAAGCTCTGGAAAGCATGGCGCACAGAGGTGCTATAGGCTCTGATGGAAAAACTGGTGATGGTTGTGGTTTACTATTTGACATAGACCATGATTTTTATAGAAATACTTTACTTAAAGAAGAAAACATCAAACTACCTGAAACCTATGCAATTGGCCAAGTTTTTTATAAAGACGATATTTCAAAGATTTTACCCAAAATAAAGAAAATTCTAGGTAAAGAAAAATTAAAGTTATTAGCTTGTCGCAATGTACCCGTAAATAAAAATATTTTAGGGAAAATAGCATTTAAGTACGCACCAAATATATATCAATTATTTATTACATTAGATGAGAAAGTTTTTAATGATCAGGAGTTTGAGACTAATTTGCTCCAAGCCCGCAAATTTATTGAGGAATTATATTTAGATGACGAAACTTTATATATTTGTAGCTTTTCATCTAAAACTATTGTCTATAAAGGTTTAATGCTACCTGACGCAATCAAAGAATTTTACATTGATATAAGTCAAAAAGACTTTAGGGCTTCATCTTGTGTTTTTCACCAAAGATTTTCTACAAATACAAGTCCAAGATGGCATTTAGCACAACCTTTCAGATTGTTAGCTCATAATGGAGAAATAAATGCAATTAGAGGTAACAGAAATTGGGTAAAAGCGAGATCATCTAAATTTATTACGCCACTAATTCCAAAAATCCAAAAATTCAAACAATTGGTTAATGAAACAGGATCTGATTCTTCATCACTAGATAATATGCTAGAACTTCTTATTAAGGGTGGCATCAATTTATTTAGAGCAATAAGAATGGTTCTTCCACCCGCTTGGCAAAATACACAATCTATGGATGCAGATATAAGAGCTTTCCACGAGTATAACTCTATGCATATGGAACCTTGGGATGGTCCTGCTGGTATAGTCATGTCAGATGGCAAGTGGGCAGTTTGTATGCTTGACAGGAATGGCCTTAGACCGGCTAGATATCAGATTGATAAAGATAATTTCGTTACGATTGCCTCTGAAACCGGAGTTAATCCTGTTAAAGAATCAAAAATTATTACAAAAGGAAGAATTCAGCCAGGTGGAATTTTGGCAATCAACACAGAAACTGGTGAAATATTGAATGAAAATCCAATTGATAATGATTTAAAAGGCACTAACCCCTATAGAAAATGGTTAAAAAATAACGCAATTTACATAGAATCAAGTCTAGATAAATTTGAGGGTCCAGGGCTCAAAGCAATTCCTGCTGATGAATTTAATACTTCATCTAAACTTTTTCTACTATTTAAAGAAGAGAGAACTTCAGTGTTAAAACCTTTAGCAATTGAATCCCAAGAGGGTACAGGCTCCATGGGTGATGACACTGCTCTAGCAGTAATGAGCAAAATGCATAGACAAATATATGATTATTTTAGGCAACAATTTGCACAAGTAACAAATCCACCTATAGATTCTTTGAGAGAAAGAAGTGTTATGTCACTGGAAACATGTTTTGGTCCAGAATTAAATATTTATGAGGAATCTAAAGATCACGCAAAAAGATTGGTAACAACTTCACCAGTTTTATCTCATAAAAAACTCCAGTCAATTATTAAAAATCCTTATTTTAAGACAAAAGAAATTCCATTATCTTATCCAAAAAACTCATCAGTAGAGATAGCAATAAAAAATATACAAAATCAAGTTGTAAGTAGTGTAAAAAAGGGCTACGCAATAATTCATCTTAAAGAAGAATTGCCGGATGCTAGTTTTTTACCCATTAATGCTTTACTTGCTGTGGGCGGTGTTCATCAAAAACTTGTTAAGCTTGGATTAAGATCAGATGCAAATATTGTTATAACAACATCTTCAGCAAGAGACACTCATCAAATTGCATGTTTAATTGGTTTTGGAGCAACTGCTGTTTATCCTACTTTGGCCTATCAAACAATATTAGATTTAACTAACAAAAACGAACTCAAAGGTTCGCCTCATGAAAATTGTGCTCGATATAGGAAGGGTGTTAACAAAGGCATATTAAAAATAATATCAAAAATGGGTATCTCAACAATTTCGAGCTATAGAGGTTCACAATTATTTGAAATTGTAGGATTAAATTCTGATATTGTTGACCTGTGTTTCACAAACACAACAAGCAGAATTCGAGGACGAAACTTTAATGACTTTGACAAAGAAATCAGATCTATTGATGAATATGCAAGATCTAATTTAAGTGATATGAATGTAGGAGGCTTATTAAAATATATTCATGGAGGCGAATACCACACCTATAATCCAGAGATTGTTAAAAAACTACAAGAAGCAGTCTCAACTGGTTCAGAGGTATCATATAAGGAGTATTCAAATCTTGTAGATAAAAGACCTCCTGCAATGTTAAGAGATCTTTTAGAAATCAAAACAAACAGAAAAAGCATCGATATAAAAAGTGTTGAATCGAGCAAAGAAATATTAAAGCGATTTGATTCAGCTGGCATGAGTTTAGGAGCATTATCGCCTAAAGCGCATGAAACTCTCGCCGAAGCAATGAATAACCTTGGTGCAAGGTCAAATTCTGGCGAAGGCGGAGAAGCTATTGAAAGATACGGAACTGATAAAACCTCAAAGATTAAACAAGTCGCATCTGGAAGATTTGGAGTAACGCCTCATTACTTAGTAAATGCAGAAGTCTTACAAATTAAAATTGCGCAAGGTGCAAAACCAGGCGAGGGTGGACAATTACCTGGAGGTAAAGTAAATAAATTAATTGCAAAGTTAAGATATTCGACACCTGGTGTGACCTTGATATCACCACCTCCACATCATGATATATATTCCATTGAAGATTTAGCTCAGTTAATTTATGATTTAAAAGAGGTCAATCCAAAAGCCTTAGTTTCTGTTAAGTTGGTTTCTGAACCAGGAGTAGGCACGATAGCCTCAGGAGTAGCAAAAGCGTATGCAGATCTAATAACAATTTCAGGTCATGATGGTGGCACAGGTGCAAGCCCTCTAACTTCTATAAGATATGCAGGATCTCCCTGGGAGTTAGGTTTGGCTGAAGCCCACCAGAGTTTAAGAGACAGTGGACTTCGACATAAAGTTAGACTTCAAGCAGATGGTGGAATGAAAACAGGCCTAGATGTTATTAAGGCAGCTATTTTAGGTGCTGAATCATTTGGTTTTGGCACTGGTCCTATGATAGCGATGGGCTGTAAGTACTTAAGAATATGCCATTTAAATAATTGTGCGACCGGGGTTGCAACACAAAGAGATGATCTTATTAATCATCATTTTATTGGTGAGAAAGAACGAGTAATGAATTACTTTGAATTTATTGCAAATGATGTAAAGAATCATTTATCTAAAATGGGTGTAAAAAAATTAGACGATATTATTGGTCAAACACAATATTTGGAGCAGATAACTAATGTGGAGAATCACTACAAATCAATTGATTTAAGCGATTTACTATTTAAAGATAATAATTCAAAAGAGTCCTTTTTTTGCACTTCTAAAAAGAATGAACCCTGGGATAAGGGAACGCTTGCAAAAAAAATCTTGAAAGATTCAAAAAAACATATAAACAGAAACAAAAGCATTACTTTAAATTATCAAATCTCAAATACTGATAGATCTGTTGGTGCATCTGTTTCAGGATATGTTGCTGATAAGTTTGGAGAAAAAGGACTTTCGAAACCATTAATTGTTAATTTTAATGGCTCAGCTGGACAAAGCTTTGGCTGTTGGAATGCTAATGGAGTTGAATTGTGCATAGAAGGTGATGCTAATGATTATGTTGGCAAAGGTATGAATGGAGGAAAGATTGTTATAAAAAACAGCAGCTCATACTCCTCAGAATCTGATAATGTTTTGGTTGGAAATACATGCCTTTATGGTGCTACTGGCGGTGAATTATATGTATCTGGTAGAGCGGGCGAAAGATTTGGTGTAAGAAATTCAGGTGCGCAAGCAGTTATTGAGGGTGCGGGAGACCATTGCTGCGAGTATATGACAGGTGGACAAATAACAGTCTTGGGCTCTGTTGGAGCTAATTTTGGTGCAGGAATGACTGGAGGTTTTGCATATGTCTTAGACGAAGATAAAAGTTTTTTTGATAAATGCAATAGAGGCCTTGTTAATATAGAAAGAATAATAACTGAAGATATGCAACCGCACAGAAAACACTTGAAAGAACTCATTGCAAAGCACTATAAGGAAACGAAAAGCAGTAAAGCAAAAGAACTTATAGATGATTTTGAAAAGTTTGAGCCATATTTTTGGTTAGTTATGCCAGCGGCATCAAATATTCAAGATTTATTAAAAGCTACAACAGCAAATGCTGCATAA